The following are encoded in a window of Telmatobacter sp. DSM 110680 genomic DNA:
- a CDS encoding glycosyltransferase family 4 protein has translation MKVLMVHNRYQQRGGEDAVVDAEVRLLAANGIEVQRFDADNDAIQGLVTKIQVSLGQFGLPTAAQSRFKNSLFEFRPDVVHVHNWFPTLSPSLFNICSRENVPVVHTLHNYRLLCVNATLFRDGNVCEDCIGTTFRTPGILHSCYRGSTVGSAVATAGMLTHWSIGTWSRSINRFVALTEFARHKLLEGGLPADKVVVKPNFIDPDPGPGAGRGGYFLFAGRLTEEKGIRVLLECWKHGQDLPKLKIAGTGPLENEVRAAVSTMPNVEWLGARSSDEVIGLMADASALLCPSQWYEGMPRVVIESLAVGTPIIASRIGCYPEMIVDGETGALFPAGDALSLRSSLRDLLQHNSLCSMRGNARGCFQSNYTGDKNFSTLLNVYRSVLKSRELVQSRAVPAGT, from the coding sequence ATGAAAGTTTTGATGGTCCACAATCGATATCAGCAGCGGGGCGGTGAAGACGCCGTAGTGGACGCAGAAGTACGCCTGTTGGCTGCAAACGGAATTGAAGTTCAACGGTTTGACGCTGACAACGATGCGATTCAGGGCCTAGTGACGAAAATCCAGGTGTCGCTGGGTCAGTTTGGCCTTCCAACCGCGGCGCAATCTCGATTCAAAAATAGTCTTTTCGAGTTTCGGCCTGATGTTGTACATGTTCACAACTGGTTTCCAACTTTATCGCCTTCACTCTTCAACATTTGCTCACGCGAGAATGTTCCGGTTGTTCATACGTTGCACAATTATCGGTTGCTGTGCGTAAATGCGACTCTTTTCCGGGACGGCAACGTGTGCGAGGACTGTATCGGAACCACGTTTCGCACTCCCGGCATCCTCCATTCCTGCTATCGCGGCAGCACCGTCGGAAGCGCAGTAGCAACTGCTGGAATGTTGACTCATTGGTCCATCGGTACCTGGAGCCGATCAATCAATCGATTTGTTGCTCTCACAGAGTTCGCCCGTCATAAGCTTCTCGAAGGTGGACTCCCCGCCGACAAAGTCGTCGTCAAGCCAAATTTCATTGATCCGGATCCGGGTCCGGGCGCTGGCCGCGGCGGCTATTTTCTCTTCGCTGGAAGGCTCACGGAGGAAAAAGGTATACGCGTATTGCTGGAATGCTGGAAACACGGGCAGGATCTGCCGAAACTGAAGATTGCCGGCACTGGACCCCTTGAAAACGAAGTGCGGGCCGCCGTCTCAACAATGCCAAATGTTGAGTGGCTCGGTGCGCGGAGTAGCGACGAAGTGATCGGCTTGATGGCTGACGCTTCTGCTCTCCTTTGTCCTTCGCAGTGGTACGAAGGGATGCCACGCGTGGTGATTGAGTCCCTTGCAGTTGGGACACCCATCATTGCATCCAGGATTGGTTGCTATCCAGAAATGATCGTCGATGGAGAGACAGGCGCCCTATTCCCAGCCGGCGATGCGCTTTCTCTGCGGAGCAGTTTGCGCGATCTGCTCCAGCACAATTCTCTTTGCTCAATGCGCGGCAATGCACGTGGTTGTTTTCAGTCCAACTACACGGGCGACAAAAACTTTTCGACTCTGCTCAATGTCTATCGGTCGGTTTTGAAGTCCCGCGAACTGGTCCAATCACGGGCAGTGCCCGCAGGAACTTGA
- a CDS encoding exopolysaccharide biosynthesis polyprenyl glycosylphosphotransferase: MNTNAIPFQPEGNNRSDPTPISIAIQTGTRKDWSPSELSVPLVRVTADFLLLLVGTLIGGTIGHLFQRTHSFELSTQSLILGSIIYTVLVLCLLQSDNAYPRVCSLLHVKETETVLRVSIKAIMISLVVCIVARYPVPRMAMLGGWIIGTAFLAIGRVWVLEAVRQRIATSLPRRRSLIYGSRRTARRFFTGALHSPMLGIDPVGFIGSESEHSEAIYSYDYFQRDSRPIFHEPLSVDMLTRLNIKDIYVCDSSISDHGLKTVREIAQAANCTLSLVDDQEILANKCPTRVWEMDGLFVATTEPNDAGRFYSAIKRLIDIACSALLIFLSAPIWALLAIAIRAESKGPIFFRQTRVGKDGKPFEILKFRSMKVDAPKYARSPNEQTDSRITRVGRLLRKTSLDEIPQLINVLRGEMTLVGPRPEMPFITEEYGPWEAARLTVPQGITGLWQLSADRQFAIHQSIEYDLYYIQNRTVLMDVAILLHTLVYAAKGI; the protein is encoded by the coding sequence ATGAATACGAATGCGATCCCGTTTCAGCCTGAAGGAAATAACCGGAGTGATCCAACTCCAATTTCAATCGCGATTCAGACTGGAACTCGCAAGGACTGGTCTCCGTCCGAGCTGTCAGTTCCCTTAGTCCGGGTGACGGCGGATTTCCTGCTTCTTCTCGTGGGCACATTGATCGGCGGAACCATCGGTCATCTTTTCCAGCGCACGCACTCCTTTGAACTCAGTACTCAGTCGCTCATTCTAGGCTCGATCATTTACACAGTTCTGGTGCTTTGCCTTCTACAGAGCGACAATGCTTATCCGCGCGTTTGCAGCCTTCTTCACGTCAAGGAGACCGAGACTGTCTTACGCGTATCGATCAAAGCCATCATGATAAGCCTCGTGGTGTGCATTGTCGCACGATACCCTGTACCGCGCATGGCTATGCTCGGCGGATGGATAATCGGCACTGCATTTCTCGCCATTGGCCGGGTGTGGGTACTTGAGGCAGTCAGGCAACGCATCGCGACTTCTCTTCCTCGCCGACGCTCGCTTATCTACGGGTCTCGCCGGACAGCACGCCGCTTCTTCACTGGAGCGCTTCATTCGCCGATGCTCGGCATTGACCCAGTGGGATTCATTGGCAGCGAGAGTGAGCATAGTGAAGCGATCTACAGCTATGACTACTTCCAACGCGACTCTCGACCTATCTTTCATGAGCCTCTAAGCGTTGATATGCTCACCCGGCTCAACATCAAGGACATTTACGTCTGCGACTCCAGCATATCTGACCACGGCCTGAAGACCGTGCGGGAAATTGCTCAAGCCGCGAACTGCACGCTCTCCCTGGTGGACGATCAGGAAATATTGGCTAACAAGTGCCCTACACGCGTTTGGGAAATGGACGGCCTATTCGTTGCAACTACAGAACCAAACGATGCAGGTCGTTTCTACAGCGCGATAAAGCGACTCATCGACATTGCATGTTCTGCACTTCTCATTTTCTTGAGCGCTCCAATCTGGGCATTGCTCGCCATAGCCATTCGTGCTGAATCAAAGGGTCCGATCTTCTTCCGCCAGACGCGTGTCGGCAAAGATGGAAAGCCTTTTGAAATTCTTAAATTTCGCAGCATGAAGGTGGATGCCCCGAAGTATGCCCGATCGCCTAACGAACAAACCGATTCCCGCATAACCCGGGTGGGTCGCCTCTTACGTAAAACCAGCCTTGATGAGATTCCTCAGTTGATTAACGTCTTGAGAGGTGAGATGACCTTGGTTGGACCGCGGCCGGAGATGCCCTTTATTACCGAAGAGTATGGTCCTTGGGAAGCTGCGCGCCTTACGGTACCACAAGGTATAACGGGGCTTTGGCAATTGAGTGCCGATCGTCAATTCGCAATTCATCAATCGATTGAGTATGACCTTTACTACATCCAGAATCGGACTGTGCTGATGGATGTGGCTATCCTTCTCCACACTCTGGTCTATGCAGCAAAAGGAATCTGA
- a CDS encoding glycosyl hydrolase — protein sequence MTLFHWVWRSKPILAGLCLFVQASGLGGLSANKSEESSLRPLQFTIDFVGMHTLSPTRHWPDIKFGSIRPAGTSWGALEPAKGQFDWHSLDTWVAQSQIHHVQLDYVFVNTPQWASTRPNETCIGKKLGCAAPPNLDDLTAFVTALVTRYRGKISSYELWNEPNASGFWTGSPQQMVELAAHIYPLIKSIDPSATVTTPAVSSTGWPLSHEVWLDQYLAAGGGRFADAIAWHGYAGRNDRPSLPPEELAEQILALRKVLAKHSLARMPIWNTEGGWGKDAQLPDQNAQAAFIAKWYLINFTSGIARAYWYQWDNSDWGTLWRDGSGITPAGKAAQQVISWLEGTSAATPCRPLAGSQVWECDLQKGAKLYRVVWSSSGESTFSNVASIVSITTLDGSRIAADHRPITVTSEPMLLEYSETK from the coding sequence ATGACTTTGTTCCACTGGGTATGGCGTAGTAAACCGATCTTGGCAGGTCTGTGCCTGTTTGTTCAGGCGAGCGGATTGGGAGGCCTTTCCGCCAACAAATCTGAGGAATCGAGCCTGCGTCCCCTGCAGTTCACAATCGACTTCGTGGGTATGCACACGCTGTCGCCCACGCGACACTGGCCGGATATCAAGTTCGGGAGCATTCGGCCCGCCGGCACCTCTTGGGGAGCATTGGAACCGGCGAAAGGACAATTCGACTGGCATTCATTGGATACCTGGGTTGCGCAATCTCAGATTCATCACGTGCAACTAGATTATGTCTTTGTTAACACTCCTCAGTGGGCCAGCACACGCCCGAACGAGACCTGCATAGGAAAGAAGCTTGGCTGCGCGGCTCCGCCTAATCTGGATGACTTGACTGCATTTGTGACTGCCCTGGTAACTCGATACCGGGGAAAGATCTCAAGCTATGAACTATGGAATGAACCGAATGCATCTGGATTCTGGACCGGATCTCCTCAGCAGATGGTAGAACTCGCGGCGCATATCTACCCCCTCATCAAGTCGATTGACCCTTCTGCCACCGTCACAACACCTGCAGTATCCTCCACCGGGTGGCCGCTCTCTCACGAGGTCTGGCTTGATCAATATCTTGCCGCGGGCGGTGGCAGATTTGCAGACGCGATCGCTTGGCACGGCTATGCGGGGCGAAACGATCGGCCGTCGTTGCCCCCGGAGGAACTGGCAGAACAAATCCTGGCGCTTCGCAAAGTTCTCGCGAAGCACAGTCTGGCCCGGATGCCAATCTGGAATACAGAGGGAGGTTGGGGAAAAGATGCGCAACTTCCAGACCAGAACGCACAGGCGGCGTTTATTGCCAAGTGGTACTTGATCAACTTCACCAGTGGAATTGCTCGCGCCTATTGGTATCAATGGGACAATTCCGACTGGGGTACGCTTTGGCGCGATGGAAGTGGGATAACTCCAGCCGGAAAAGCGGCCCAACAGGTCATTTCCTGGCTCGAAGGCACGTCTGCAGCAACACCGTGCCGCCCTTTAGCCGGCTCACAGGTGTGGGAATGCGATCTGCAAAAGGGCGCCAAACTCTATCGTGTGGTGTGGAGTTCGTCCGGTGAATCGACCTTCAGCAATGTCGCAAGCATTGTTTCTATAACGACACTAGATGGTTCGCGAATCGCCGCCGATCATCGGCCAATTACCGTCACTTCAGAGCCGATGTTGCTGGAGTATTCAGAAACCAAATAA
- a CDS encoding choice-of-anchor D domain-containing protein, translating into MGKKLTMECFMRNMRCFYCSMCITILCSLSLISRAQNISVSPRLLAFPNTTMGTTSAPLTVTINNNQTSTLTIASIQVAAPYAETNNCGSTVAPNTTCTVAVKFSPTAVKYYSSSLTITDSAGNSPQVISLTGNGVKSTVSYTPPTGGIYFYNQIVSTPSTPQPVTIKNIGSTSLTFNSIISTADYPYTTNCGNGAGGGTLAAGASCTIEVEFDPQAIGKRTTNLTISESADATAIMIPLQGTGISGTPGASVAVTPSAPCVQPSATEQFAAIVTSESNTGVNWLVDNVAGGNSTVGTITANGLYTAPPYVGSHIVKAVSQASNSVSGSSAISVNSSPTFEIYPFVASIPTGGQQTFQAQQCLVPDSGPNVSYTVDNIAGGNSTVGTITNNGVYTAPPTPGKHTIRVTDSTLNKSSGAVVTAFTSITADFNSRANTTAVVPSGMFGYGRGESLRGTSDRELLTQGGLSEARISALISTVYATQTPDWTKIDPMIEAIQSAGQHALIQLNQSPSWLQPTSGRCANSVYAAPTNISEWAQIAAAYVAHFDSKFPNVVQDYEIWNEPNATGMCTTLNQMNTYMNIYAAAAPAMKTQAAEDGATIRIGGPVISGYSQVWISTLLSNTSTAPYVDFVSYHQYFFGQSQLEAKWDQYTGVPSLYEMTQDPSVGAVANYNKTLAQVALGKQPGGASTPIYVTEFNSNWAFFKDCCRSDNTYAPVWNSLYVTDMLDSVYNGSAHVPNKLYYFAGSAYPYFCLIGVQDPNMDCLYSAGATPVPYPQYYAYQLFGGSSYLGLSAGGYMAKSISSPTGGGGLATTAFYTSTEDSIVITNPTATSYPQITVTFANPGFSDAQGTLYQIQNGSQINSTPISFSSQGTSRTATIEVPPYSVQAVSFK; encoded by the coding sequence ATGGGTAAAAAATTGACCATGGAGTGCTTCATGCGGAATATGCGCTGCTTCTATTGCTCGATGTGTATCACGATTCTGTGTTCACTGAGCTTGATCTCGAGAGCACAAAACATCAGTGTTTCCCCCCGGCTGCTTGCATTTCCCAACACCACAATGGGGACTACTAGCGCGCCTCTCACGGTCACGATTAATAACAATCAGACCTCGACGCTGACGATCGCCAGCATACAGGTGGCTGCTCCGTATGCCGAAACGAATAATTGCGGATCAACCGTCGCTCCGAATACGACTTGCACGGTCGCCGTGAAGTTTAGCCCGACGGCGGTGAAGTACTACTCTTCGAGTCTGACAATTACCGATAGCGCGGGGAATTCTCCTCAGGTGATCTCGCTGACGGGTAATGGGGTGAAGTCCACGGTCAGCTATACGCCTCCAACCGGCGGAATCTATTTCTACAACCAAATCGTTTCTACGCCCAGCACTCCGCAGCCCGTCACGATCAAGAACATCGGGTCAACTTCTCTGACGTTCAACTCCATCATTTCAACGGCTGATTATCCTTACACCACGAATTGCGGGAATGGCGCGGGCGGCGGAACTCTCGCTGCAGGAGCAAGCTGCACCATCGAAGTGGAGTTCGATCCCCAGGCGATAGGCAAACGCACAACCAACCTCACAATCTCCGAGAGCGCTGACGCCACAGCGATCATGATTCCTCTTCAAGGAACCGGTATCTCCGGCACCCCGGGTGCGTCGGTTGCGGTCACGCCCTCAGCACCTTGCGTACAGCCCTCCGCGACGGAGCAATTTGCTGCGATCGTTACCAGCGAAAGCAATACTGGCGTTAACTGGCTAGTGGATAACGTTGCCGGTGGCAACTCAACAGTTGGAACAATAACTGCGAATGGTCTCTATACCGCCCCGCCCTATGTCGGCTCTCATATCGTGAAGGCAGTGAGTCAGGCGTCGAACAGCGTCTCCGGATCTTCCGCAATTTCAGTCAATTCATCGCCGACGTTTGAGATTTATCCCTTCGTCGCGTCGATCCCAACAGGAGGCCAGCAAACCTTTCAAGCACAGCAATGCCTTGTTCCAGACTCCGGCCCCAATGTGAGCTACACAGTAGACAATATTGCGGGCGGCAATTCGACCGTAGGAACCATTACGAATAATGGCGTCTACACCGCGCCGCCAACTCCCGGCAAACACACCATCAGAGTCACTGACTCGACTTTGAACAAGAGCAGCGGGGCTGTTGTAACGGCATTTACCAGCATCACAGCAGATTTCAATTCTCGAGCCAACACGACTGCGGTTGTCCCGTCTGGCATGTTTGGGTACGGACGCGGCGAGTCGCTCCGCGGAACTTCAGACCGCGAACTCCTTACGCAGGGTGGTCTGAGCGAAGCACGAATCTCCGCGTTGATTTCGACCGTTTACGCCACGCAGACGCCAGACTGGACCAAGATAGATCCCATGATCGAGGCAATTCAGTCTGCAGGACAGCACGCGCTTATCCAACTCAACCAATCTCCATCGTGGCTCCAGCCAACATCTGGACGCTGTGCGAATAGCGTCTACGCTGCCCCAACCAACATCAGCGAGTGGGCCCAGATCGCAGCCGCTTATGTCGCTCACTTCGACAGCAAATTCCCAAACGTTGTGCAGGATTATGAGATTTGGAACGAGCCCAATGCCACCGGAATGTGTACGACCCTCAACCAGATGAATACCTACATGAACATCTATGCAGCGGCGGCTCCGGCAATGAAGACGCAGGCTGCAGAGGATGGAGCGACCATCCGCATCGGCGGTCCTGTGATTTCTGGGTATTCCCAAGTCTGGATTTCCACGCTGCTCTCCAATACATCTACAGCGCCGTATGTGGACTTCGTCAGTTACCACCAGTACTTCTTCGGCCAATCCCAGCTGGAAGCAAAATGGGATCAATACACCGGCGTCCCATCCCTGTACGAAATGACTCAAGACCCAAGTGTAGGAGCCGTCGCCAACTACAACAAGACCCTGGCTCAGGTCGCGCTTGGCAAGCAGCCCGGTGGTGCCAGCACTCCGATTTATGTCACGGAATTTAACTCCAACTGGGCATTCTTCAAAGACTGCTGCCGGAGCGATAATACCTACGCACCAGTTTGGAATTCTCTATACGTCACCGATATGCTCGACTCGGTGTACAACGGTAGCGCGCATGTACCCAATAAGCTCTATTATTTTGCGGGCAGCGCCTATCCTTACTTTTGCCTGATCGGCGTGCAGGACCCCAATATGGATTGCCTCTATTCCGCTGGGGCAACGCCAGTTCCCTACCCCCAGTATTACGCATATCAGCTATTCGGAGGATCAAGCTATCTCGGCTTGTCTGCTGGCGGTTACATGGCGAAAAGCATTTCGAGTCCAACCGGAGGAGGGGGTCTCGCGACCACCGCTTTCTATACATCAACAGAGGACTCGATCGTCATCACTAACCCCACAGCAACCTCCTATCCGCAGATCACGGTGACATTCGCCAATCCTGGATTCAGTGACGCACAGGGCACCCTGTACCAGATTCAAAACGGTTCTCAGATCAACTCGACACCCATCTCCTTCTCGTCACAGGGCACCAGTCGCACGGCGACGATCGAAGTGCCTCCGTATTCAGTTCAGGCTGTCTCTTTCAAGTAA
- a CDS encoding IPT/TIG domain-containing protein: MKVHRIASLSPLLVLLAVFTGCGGFKGVVTPTLTSISPATVAAGSQGFTLTATGTNFVSGTQILWNGVAQSTKVVSNTQLTTGVTAAQIASAGSATIRVIKPDTTTSDAMTLTITGSSSQTFSLTSINPYTVAAGSAAFTLTATGVGFASGDSITWNGTAIATSVDSSTQLHATVPAANVVTAGTILIAVQDASNNKTNQLPFIVTGGAAGTPPTLTSLSPNTSFNNVASVALTANGTGFLSNSVIVWAGTAMPTTFVSATQLTTTIPAAFLTTVGTENVFVLNPDSTVSNTLPFTITVNPATTPTLTSISPTKSAVGDPGFTLTLNGTNFATGCVAYFGATALPTTVVSSTQLTAQVPASALTAVAEIPVTAKNAQSNPSNPIPYLVGMNIFFGEVNDLVWDSARNIMYISQPSTSTKNPNTVVAIDPVSLAIQWTYSPGSGSEPDHLALSADKKYLYVGLDGKGTVERLILGNQQGVPDISIPLGSDPNLGAYYAMDVEVDPVQSTTIAVARGVLPSVSIVQAAGGVAIYDNATQRPSVISPTTQAGNVLLDTIQWSNDGTAVYAANNENFEADFYQLSVSANGVSLVSDHQNFFPVPNLRVHLDSTTQLLYGDDGLVVNPSTAAQSGNFVSSGVMTTDAALNRAYFVGQSAADIQTVAYEVESFNLTSFSAAAQLPLYQVNGLPQHIVRWGSNGLAFVTKRVTNCVVSPCNIQDGRMYVIFGPFVTQ, from the coding sequence ATGAAAGTCCATCGGATCGCTTCACTGTCACCTTTGCTGGTTCTATTAGCAGTTTTTACCGGGTGCGGAGGTTTCAAGGGCGTAGTTACACCCACGCTCACTTCAATCTCCCCCGCGACTGTTGCGGCAGGCAGCCAAGGCTTCACGCTCACCGCAACGGGAACCAATTTCGTCAGTGGAACTCAGATCCTATGGAATGGCGTGGCGCAGTCAACAAAGGTGGTTTCAAATACGCAACTCACCACCGGCGTTACCGCTGCGCAAATCGCCTCGGCGGGCAGCGCAACCATCCGTGTCATCAAGCCGGATACGACGACTTCCGACGCCATGACTCTGACGATCACGGGAAGTTCTTCGCAGACGTTTAGTCTCACGTCGATCAATCCATATACTGTCGCAGCTGGAAGCGCGGCTTTCACCTTGACTGCGACTGGCGTAGGTTTTGCGAGTGGGGACTCGATCACTTGGAACGGCACGGCTATCGCGACATCCGTTGACTCTTCAACGCAACTGCATGCCACAGTGCCAGCGGCAAATGTTGTGACAGCAGGTACGATCCTGATTGCTGTGCAGGATGCCAGCAACAATAAGACCAATCAGCTTCCATTCATCGTCACCGGCGGTGCAGCCGGTACGCCGCCGACTTTGACATCACTCAGTCCGAATACTTCATTCAACAACGTCGCATCTGTCGCGCTCACGGCAAATGGCACCGGTTTCCTGAGCAACAGCGTAATTGTGTGGGCCGGAACCGCTATGCCGACTACTTTCGTATCGGCCACCCAGTTGACGACGACGATTCCAGCGGCGTTCCTCACAACCGTTGGTACCGAGAATGTATTTGTTCTCAACCCCGATAGTACTGTTTCGAATACGCTGCCGTTTACCATCACCGTAAATCCAGCGACCACGCCGACTTTGACGAGCATAAGTCCGACGAAGAGTGCGGTTGGCGATCCTGGTTTCACTCTTACATTGAATGGCACAAACTTCGCGACCGGTTGCGTGGCGTATTTCGGCGCCACTGCTCTACCCACGACTGTAGTGAGCAGTACGCAGCTTACGGCACAAGTGCCGGCCTCAGCTCTTACCGCAGTAGCAGAAATTCCGGTGACGGCGAAAAACGCACAATCAAATCCGTCTAATCCGATTCCATACCTGGTAGGCATGAATATCTTCTTCGGTGAGGTGAATGACCTCGTGTGGGATTCGGCGCGAAACATCATGTATATTTCGCAGCCGAGCACTTCAACCAAGAATCCAAACACGGTCGTTGCTATTGATCCAGTGTCGCTGGCGATTCAGTGGACGTATTCGCCCGGAAGTGGAAGCGAACCGGATCATCTCGCCTTATCTGCCGACAAGAAGTACCTTTACGTTGGACTTGATGGAAAAGGGACAGTTGAGCGCCTGATTCTCGGCAATCAGCAGGGCGTTCCGGACATAAGCATTCCGTTAGGCTCGGACCCGAATCTTGGCGCGTACTATGCGATGGATGTCGAGGTTGATCCTGTGCAGTCTACGACTATCGCAGTCGCTCGTGGGGTACTTCCGAGTGTCTCGATCGTACAAGCCGCAGGCGGGGTAGCGATCTACGACAATGCCACACAACGGCCCTCTGTGATCAGTCCCACAACTCAAGCCGGCAACGTGCTGCTCGACACAATTCAATGGAGTAATGATGGCACTGCCGTTTATGCAGCGAACAATGAAAACTTTGAAGCCGACTTTTATCAGCTCTCTGTGTCTGCCAATGGCGTGAGCCTGGTCAGCGACCATCAGAACTTTTTCCCGGTGCCGAACTTGCGGGTTCATCTCGATTCAACCACTCAGCTTCTATATGGAGACGACGGGCTTGTTGTGAATCCTTCGACCGCGGCTCAATCCGGGAACTTTGTTTCCTCGGGTGTGATGACTACCGACGCGGCTCTCAATCGAGCATATTTTGTTGGCCAGTCTGCGGCGGACATTCAAACCGTTGCGTATGAAGTGGAGTCATTCAATCTCACGAGCTTCAGCGCAGCCGCCCAACTTCCTCTTTACCAGGTGAATGGACTGCCGCAACATATTGTGCGTTGGGGCTCGAACGGATTGGCTTTCGTCACGAAGAGGGTTACGAATTGCGTCGTTTCGCCATGCAATATTCAAGACGGTAGGATGTACGTGATTTTTGGGCCATTTGTCACGCAGTAG
- a CDS encoding right-handed parallel beta-helix repeat-containing protein, with protein MRFSKSLTILSFTALAIAGSRAHSQVIANQVSSGTIYVDSQKGSDVVANITTAGTATAPLQTIQAAINVANTRNQQKTGTTIVVNPGVYREAINIGSVSGQTAAPLVIQASTTGSSVISGSDILTGWQAVSGHAGTYWHSWTYNFGECAIPSGWPSGIAPIVRRTEMVFVNSIPLTQVLSESQLRPGTFYVDEATNQILITPASGTSVSSATIEAAVRPSIFTLAGRSNVTVKGMVFKHANSCINRPAAVIAGGSNVVVDSVQAVWNNWGGLGVSGASGVTVKNSIASHNGGVGFMGDQDVNTTFSYNESDFNNWRGALGALYDWGMGGTKLFQMHTATVQYHYSYGNQAQGLWFDTDNKNITVNNATVAGNTLAALQLEANEGPITVENSHLCSSRSGVTTLNQAKLTMKYNTFYNNGGFGLYPGQIFIAGRAGGHVIYDWQTGQYYDLRTANTVLTSNNFQATASGQHVFGTYLSGSDWSDFANSLVSSGNHWFDPSTVYSFMLPSGHLVNFSGWKSAVGTDYSSYWSSAAAASACAIPSQSYTDFAVNLDREAYSMSAGHGTINIKVANYGYGTVNLSVSGLPSNVGASFSSSSLSSGTLTMSLSATKYAANKTVPITIWGVSGSRVHPVTVNVHIVPA; from the coding sequence ATGCGCTTTTCTAAATCACTCACTATTCTCTCCTTTACGGCTCTGGCCATCGCCGGATCCCGTGCGCATTCCCAGGTAATTGCTAACCAGGTTTCCTCCGGCACGATCTATGTTGATAGTCAGAAGGGTTCGGATGTCGTCGCCAACATCACGACGGCTGGAACTGCGACCGCCCCACTACAAACCATTCAGGCCGCCATCAACGTGGCGAACACGAGAAATCAACAGAAGACAGGGACGACTATCGTTGTAAATCCGGGCGTGTATCGTGAAGCTATCAACATCGGCTCCGTTTCCGGGCAAACCGCCGCGCCACTCGTTATCCAAGCCTCAACTACGGGTTCAAGCGTAATTTCTGGTTCCGATATTCTCACGGGCTGGCAGGCGGTAAGTGGCCATGCCGGCACTTACTGGCATTCATGGACTTATAACTTTGGTGAATGTGCCATTCCTTCCGGTTGGCCAAGTGGCATAGCTCCAATCGTGCGTCGTACCGAGATGGTGTTTGTAAATAGTATTCCGTTGACGCAAGTACTTTCAGAGTCGCAATTGCGTCCCGGAACTTTTTATGTTGACGAAGCGACTAATCAAATACTGATCACTCCTGCAAGTGGGACGAGTGTGTCGAGCGCAACAATTGAAGCCGCAGTGCGCCCGTCGATCTTTACCTTAGCCGGCCGCAGCAACGTGACTGTAAAAGGCATGGTCTTCAAGCATGCCAATTCTTGCATCAACAGGCCAGCTGCCGTCATCGCAGGCGGTTCCAACGTGGTCGTAGACTCGGTCCAGGCGGTGTGGAATAACTGGGGCGGACTTGGAGTATCCGGTGCTTCCGGAGTAACGGTGAAGAATTCGATCGCGAGCCATAATGGTGGTGTAGGCTTCATGGGCGATCAGGATGTCAACACCACTTTCAGCTATAACGAAAGCGACTTCAATAACTGGCGCGGTGCACTTGGAGCACTGTACGACTGGGGCATGGGCGGCACAAAACTCTTCCAGATGCATACCGCTACTGTTCAATACCACTATTCATACGGCAATCAGGCGCAAGGCCTTTGGTTCGACACCGACAACAAAAACATCACGGTGAATAATGCAACCGTAGCCGGCAATACTCTGGCGGCGTTGCAACTCGAGGCGAACGAAGGTCCAATCACCGTAGAGAATAGTCACTTGTGCTCTAGCCGGTCAGGTGTGACGACGTTGAATCAGGCGAAGCTCACAATGAAGTACAACACGTTCTACAACAATGGTGGATTCGGACTATATCCAGGGCAGATATTCATCGCAGGCCGCGCGGGAGGTCACGTAATCTACGACTGGCAAACGGGACAATACTATGATCTACGTACCGCTAACACAGTATTGACCTCGAATAATTTCCAGGCTACGGCATCTGGACAACACGTTTTCGGCACCTATTTGAGCGGATCTGATTGGTCTGATTTTGCCAATTCACTTGTGTCGAGCGGGAATCACTGGTTTGACCCGAGCACCGTTTACTCGTTCATGCTCCCCAGTGGCCATCTCGTGAATTTTTCAGGATGGAAAAGTGCAGTTGGCACAGACTATTCATCCTACTGGTCGAGTGCTGCTGCCGCTTCGGCATGCGCGATCCCATCTCAGTCTTACACTGATTTCGCCGTAAACCTCGATCGAGAAGCCTATTCAATGTCGGCGGGGCACGGAACCATCAACATCAAGGTGGCGAACTATGGCTACGGAACCGTGAATCTCTCGGTTAGCGGACTCCCATCAAACGTAGGCGCGTCGTTCAGCAGTAGCAGCCTTTCCAGCGGAACCCTTACGATGTCGCTCTCGGCCACCAAATATGCTGCGAACAAAACGGTGCCGATCACAATTTGGGGCGTCAGCGGAAGTCGCGTTCATCCGGTAACCGTTAACGTACATATCGTGCCGGCATAA